Proteins encoded together in one Amblyomma americanum isolate KBUSLIRL-KWMA chromosome 1, ASM5285725v1, whole genome shotgun sequence window:
- the LOC144113528 gene encoding uncharacterized protein LOC144113528 isoform X1: MQPRIGKKPEGFMADGMEERWLSRSGNFNEAKKKTQVRNADDSQCSQKHTWRCRVLPSELPSTAGRLRLHGGHPALLTHQRRGKTSVLPLGITGASALCLLQALSPSSPAWCPRARRATNEIS, from the exons GGCTTTATGGCAGACGGGATGGAAGAGAGATGGCTTTCACGAAGCGGAAACTTCAACGAGGCGAAGAAGAAAACGCAAGTACGGAATGCGG ATGACAGCCAATGCAGCCAGAAACATACCTGGAGGTGCCGGGTGCTGCCAAGCGAGTTGCCATCGACGGCCGGGAGGCTTCGACTACACGGGGGCCACCCCGCGCTCCTCACGCATCAGCGAAGGGGAAAAACGAGCGTCCTTCCCCTGGGAATAACAGGAGCGAGCGCCCTCTGCCTGCTCCAAGCACTGTCGCCGTCGTCGCCTGCTTGGTGCCCACGGGCCCGACGGGCAACTAATGAAATTTCTTAG